The Streptomyces sp. NBC_00236 DNA window TCGAGGACGGCCACTTGGCCGGACGAGGACGGAACGGAACGATCGTCGTCGGTGCCCCCGCTCCGGTGGCCAGGGCGACCGTCTCCACCACCCCGGCCGGCCCGCCAGCACCACGTTCCGTGTTCACCGCGGCGCCCGGCACGGAGATCTTCGACACGATGCGCAGGGCCCGGGCGCGCATCGACCTCTCCCCGGGGCTCCCCGACCTCGCCGCGTTCCCGCGAGCGGCGTGGCTGCGTACCGAACGCCGTGTCCTCGACCACCTCGCGGCATCCGACCTCGGATACGGAGACCCACGCGGTACACCGGCACTTCGGCTCGCCATCGCGCACTGGATCGCCCGGAACCGCGGCATCAGGGCGGACCCCGAAGAGGTCCTCATCGTCGCGGGCACCGCCCAGACACTCTCCCTGCTCGGACGGGTGCTGCGCGACGACGGCATCTCCGCGACAGCCGTCGAGGACCCCGGCTCCCTCGGAGCCCGTCAGCACCTGCGCAACTGCGGGCTGGACACCCCGCCCGTCGCGGTCGACTCCGAGGGCGTGCGCGTCGACGAGCTGCGCGCCACGGGTGCGGCGGCCGTACTCCTCACACCCGCCCACCAGTTCCCCACCGGCGTCGTCCTCCGGGGCAGCCGGCGCAGCGAACTGACGCGCTGGGCCCGCGAGCACGGCGGACTGATCATCGAGGACGACTACGATGCCGAACACCGCTACGACCGGACCCCGGTGCCCGCGTTGCGGTCCGTGCTCCCCGAGAACGTCTTCTACGCCGGAAGCGTCTCGAAGCTCCTCGCACCGGCCCTGCGCATCGGCTGGGTACTCGCCCCGCCGAAGTACCGCGACGCACTGGTGGACGCCAAACGCTTCGCCGACCTCGGCAACGCCGCCCTGCCGCAACTCGTCCTGGCCCGGTTCATGGAATCAGGTGCGATGGAACGCCAGCTGCGTCACCTGCGCAGGCACCACCGCCACCGCAGGGACGCCATGATCCGGGCCATCGGTGCCCACCTGCCGAGCGCGACCGTGCACGGCGCCGCGGCCGGACTGCACCTGACCATCACGTTCGACGCCGAGTTCGCCGACACGGAGCTCGCGGCCATGGCACTGGCCCGCGACGTGAAGGTGCACCCCTTGTCCTGGCACAGCCAGCGACCCCACAGGCCGGGGCTGGTCCTGGGCTACGCCGCGAGCACACCCGCGGACATCGCCGAAGGGGTCGCGACACTCGGCGAAGTGCTCCGGAACGGTGGTGCACGCGCCGGGGCGTGACGCCCGCGTCACAGGGGCCAGGGGTCGGCCCGGCGGCCCAGCACGGGCAGGGCCAGGGCGACCCCCTCGGACGCGGCCTTCCGGGTCAGGAAGTCCATGGTGGCCGTGAAGTCGTCGAGGAAGGCGCGGAACGGCCGCAGAGGGCGGTCGAGGGGGCGGAAGAAGTCGTCCCAGTGGACGGGGACGACGCGCCGGGCCCCCGTGGCCGTGACCAGCCGGGCCCAGTACTCCTCCCGGAACGACTCGTCCTGCTTGCCGAGCGCGCCGATCCCCAGGTACACGGTGTCGGCGCCGTACCCGTCGAGGGCGCCCGGCAGGCTGTGCGCGCTGGCATGGACGAGGAGCTCACGCTCACCGTGCCGGACGTGCAGGGTGTAGCAGTCGCCGGTCCGGTAGTCCGTGGCACGGACGGGGAGCCGCAACGGCCGGTCGATCCGGCCGGGTGCGAGGTCGCCCGGGCTGTGCCGGGCGGGCAGGGCGGTGAGTGTGAAGCGTCCGACGGCGAACGGCTCGCCGGTGACGACCGGTTGGAAACGGTCGTCCGGAAAACCCTGGCCGAGTGCGATGTTGCGGGTGGACGGGGAGCCGATGAGCCGGGCGCCCGTCGTGGCAGCCACCTCGGGCGCGTCCAGGGCGTGGTCGTAGTGCGAGTGGACGACGAACACGGCGTCGAGACGGCCGGTTCCGGCCAGCCGCAGGCCGGCATCGATGCGGGCGCGGTCCGGTCGCAGACGGCCGAAGCGCATGCGCAGGAGGCCGGGGCGGCTGAAGAACCCGTCGGTGAGGACGGCGGAGTCGCCGTCGTCGAGCAGGATCGTGGACACGCCGAGGAACACGGCGCGCAGGGCGCCGGGAGCGGGCGGAGCCGGTGGCTCGTACAGGTGCTGCCACGGCGTGAGCCGGGGCGCCCGCAGGCCGCGCAGGACGGTGGCCGCCCGCGGGCCGCGGCGATCGGTGGCGGTGCCCATGCTCTGCCCTCGCTCAGGTGCCCTGTCAGCCGGCCCGGGTGCCGTGACGTCAGTATCCACCGCCCGGGCGTTCCCGGCCCCGGCGCCTACCGGCCGGCAGGGGGTGGGGAGCCGTACCGGGAACGACGGTGCTGGTGAGCGTGGAGAGGCCCTCGACGGTCAGGCTGACGGTGTCACCCGGCCGCAGGGGAGGCGGGTTCTGTTCGCCGCGCAGGCCCCAGAGTTCCGCGAGACAGCCACCGTTGCCGCAGGTCCCCGACCCGAGGACGTCACCGGGGACGACGCGCGTGCCGCGGGACGCGTAGGCGGTCATCTCCTCGAACGTCCAGCTCATGTTGGACAGCAGGTCCGTGCCGACCGTCACCCCGTTGATCTCGGCGGTGAGCGCCAGACGCAGGAAGCCGTCCACGTCCCGGAACGGCTCCAGTTCGTCGGCGGTGACCAGGTACGGCCCCAGGGTGGTCGCGGTGTCCTTGCCCTTGCAGGGGCCGAGGCCCACCTTCATCTCCGCCGACTGGAGGTCGCGTGCGGACCAGTCGTTGAAGACCGTGTACCCGACGATGTGGTCGCGGGCCTGTTCCGGGGTGAGGTCACGGCCCTCCCGGCCGATGACGGCGCCGACCTCGAGTTCGAAGTCCAGGACCGCCGAGCCGGGCGGCACGGGCACGTCCTGGCCCGGGCCGTAGACCGCGTGCGGGTTGGTGAAGTAGAACGTCGGCGCCGCGTACCACTGCTCGGGCACGCCCGCCACGCCGTCGACGGACCGGCGCACCCCCTCGACGTGCTCCTCGAACGTCACGAAGTCCCGTATGGAGGAAGGCTGGAGGGGCGGAAGCAGTCGCACCTGCGACACCTGCGGACCGGCCGGCGCGTCGAGTGCCGCCGCACCCGCGGCGAGCAGTCCGGGAAGGCCGTCGGTCTCCCGTAGCAGCGCGGTGAGCGAGGAGACGTCCGGCAGCGGGAAGAGGGTGCCGTCCTCCTCCACGACGGCCACTCCGTGGCGGTGCTGATGCTCGTAGGAGGCGAAACGCATGACAGGGCTCCTGGAGGACAGGGGCGGCGTGCGCGGGATTCCCGCGCACGCCGCCACCGGGGATGGCGGGATCAGACGGGCGGGGCGACGAACACGCCGCGGTCGGGGTCGTTGAACGACTCCTTGGCGACGATCTCGTTCATCGCGTTGGCGGTGCCCCACTGGTCGGCGACCTCGGGCTTGGAGAAGTCGTAGACGTGCGGGTGCCAGGTGTCCTCGTCGAGGTTCTCCAGCTCCGTCGTGTACTCCACGGTGTTGCCGTGCGGGTCGAGGAAGTAGGTGAAGGTGTTGTCGCCCGCCATGTGCCGGCCGGGGCCCCAGATCTTCTTGAAGCCGGCCCGCATGACCCGGCCGGAGCCGCGCATGTACTCGTCGATGCCGCGCATCTCGAAGGACACGTGGTGCAGGGCGGTGTGCGGGCCCTGGGCGATGGCCATCGAGTGGTGCTGGTTGCTGATCCGCATGAAGTGCATGACCTCACCCATGTGCGGCGAGCTGAGCGTGTCGGAGAGCGCGAAGCCGAGGTGGCGCTCGTACCACTCCCGAGTGCGGTTCAGGTCGGGGGAGTTGAGGACGACGTGGGAGAGCTTGACCGGGATGGCCTCCTTCTCCTCGATCTTGCGGTGCTGCCGGACGTCGACGTCCGCGGAGACCTCGATGGTGCGGCCGTCGACGTCGAAGAAGCGGAAGCCGTACCCGCCGCCCGGGGTGTCCACCTTCCCGGGCCGGCTGATCAGTTCCACGCCGCCGGCCAGCAGCCGCTCGGCGAGGGTGTCCACGTCGGCCGGGTTCGCGGCGCCGTACGAGACGAGGTCGAGACGCTTCTCCTCGGCCCTGCGCAGCCGTACGACGTACTGCTCGGGGGAGCCCTCTGCGGCGAGGAACGAGATCCCGGAGTCCTCGGCGACCTTGGTCAGGCCCCACACCCCGGCGTAGAAGTCGAGCTGCTTGTCGTAGTCGGGTACGGCCAGGTCCACGTGGCGCAGATGAGTGAGCAGGCGCATGAGATCAGTCCTTCCGGAGGAGGGCGGCGGCGTTGCCGCCCCGGACGGCGTGGAAATCGGCATCGGTGAGTCGTGCGGCGCGCAGTGCGCCGACCGGGTCCTCGCTGCCCATGTCGAACGGGAAGTCCGAGCCGAGCAGGACGCGGTCGGCCCCGGCGACGCGGACCAGCTCCCGCAGTACGTGCGGGTCATGGACGAGCGAATCGAAGTACAGGCGCCTGAGGTAGCTGCTGGGCAGGTGGGCGCAGCCGGCCCCCGCGTCGGAGCGCGTGGACCAGGCGTGGTCGGAGCGGCCGATGTGGGTGGGCAGGTAGCCGCCGCCGTGCGCCGCCATCACCTTCAGCCCCGGGTGGCGGTCGAGTACCCCCGAGAAGATGAGATGGGAGAGCGCGACCGCGTTCTCCGTGGGCTGGCCGACGGTGTTGGACAGGTACCACCGGTCCAGGCGCTCGTCGAGCGTGCACCCGAAGGGGTGCAGGAACAGCACCGCGCCCGTCTCCTCCGCCCTGGACCACAGGGGTTCGTACGCCGGGTCGGACAGTTCGCGCCCCGGTGCGTGGCTGGAGATCTCCACCCCGAGCAGCCCGTGTCCCAGGGCGTCGTCGAGGGCTTCGACGGCCAGGTGCGGGTGCTGGAGCGGTACGAGCCCCAGCCCGCTCAGCCGGTCCGGAGCCGCCGCGCAGTGTGCCGCGGTGGCCTCGTTGGCCAGCCGCCACACCTTCTCCGCGGTCTGCTCGTCCGCCCAGTAGTGGTAGTGCGACGGGGACGGGCTGACCAGCTGTACGTCGACACCCTGCCGGTCCATCGCCGCTAGGCGCACGGCGACGTCCGTCAGCGCCGGGACGCGCTCACGCACCATGGGCCCGCTCACCGCGAGCGCCTCGGCACCGTTGCGCCGGGCGTCGAGTTCCCTGGCCGCCGCGTGGCCGGGCAGGCCGGCCACGAGCGCCTCGATCCCGGGGAGCAGGACGTGGGCGTGCACATCGACGGTGGGCCCGGTCACGGCAGCTCCCGGAGCATCGTCATGGTGCGGCCCATCAGGCCGGGTACGTCGGCATCGCGTACCCCGTCCAGCTGCCACTGCCCGATCTGCACGGACGCCTCGACCACCGGGCGGACCCGGGCGATCCGTCGCTCGAAGTACGCCTGGAGCAGCGCGTCGTCCCAGGTGTCGGAACCGGTCAGCAACCGCGCGAGGACCCATGCGTCCTCCAGCGACAGAGCGGCGCCCTGAGCGAGCGTGGGCGGGCAGCAGTGTGCCGCGTCGCCGATGAGCACGACCCGGCCGCGATGCCAGGACCCCTCCACCAGCATCCGGTCGAACCAGGTGTAGTTGACCTTCGCCGGGTCGGTGATGTGTGCGGTGATCTCAGGCCAGAAGCCGCCGTAGTGCCGGGTGAGGCGGCGCATCTCGTCGGCGTACGACTCCGGCGGGATCGAGGCACGGTCGCGGTTGGCCTCGACGACATAGGCGTACAGGGTGCTGTCGCTGGTGGGGCAGTATCCGGCGATGTACGCCGGTCCGCCGTAGGCGAGGTCGGTACGGGTCACGCCGGCCGGGCGGGGTGCGGCGATCCGCCAGATGGCCATGCCGGTCGGTTCGGGCTTCGCCGTGATGCCGATGGCGGCGCGCGTGGTGGAGCCGAGCCCGTCCGCAGCGATCACCAGGTCGTAACGGCCTTCGGAGCCGTCGCTGAAGCGGACACGGACACCGTAGGCGTCCTGGTCCAGGAGCTCGGCGGTGACACCCAGGCGGACCGATGCGCCACTGGCGCGCACCGCGTCGATCAGAATGCGCTGGAGCTGCGGCCGCTGCATGCCGACGGTGGCGGGGAGGTCGTCGCCGCCGCTGCGGATGTCGTCCTGGACATGCAGCACCGTCCCGTCGGGAGCGGTGATGCCGACCGATCCGAAGCCGTAGCCGGACGCCTCGACCTGCTCCCACACGCCCAGTTCGCGCAGCACCCGCAGGGCGTTGCCCTGGAGGGTGATGCCCGATCCGGCGGTGGCGTTCCAGTCGTCCCTGGCCTCGATCAGGTGCACCTCGACCCCGGCGCGGCGCAGCAGGAGCGTGACGGCGTTTCCGGCCGCGCCGCCCCCGATCACGAGGACCGTACGGGCCTCGTTGCGGGCTTGATTCATGGGGAACTCCCTTGTTCCTGAGGCTACTTGACGGCGATCGGGTTGACGGGCGATCCGACGGCCCCGGTGATGGGGAGGGGGGCGGCGGTGAGCCAGAACTCGTACACGCCATCGGCCGCGCAGTCCTCCGCGAGCGCGTCCAGGTCCCACATCTCACCGATCAGCAGGCCGATGTTGGGGATGGCGACCTGGTGCAGCGGCTGGAAGGCGTGCTCGAACTCGTTGGGCCGGACCTCGAAGCCCCAGGTGTCGGTGGCGACGGCGGCGATCTCGCTGCCGTGCAGCCACCCGGCGGTGGTGAACGACAGTCCGGGGGCGGCACCGCCGGCGTAGTCGCCCCAGCCCTCGCGGCGGACCCGGCTGAGCTGACCGGTGCGGACCAGGACGATGTCACCCCGGCCGACATCGACCCCTTGGGCCTCGGCGGTCGCCGTCAGGTGGCCCCCGGTGATGGCGAAGCCGTCGGGAAGTTCGCCGCCGTCCCCGACGACACGGCCCACGTCCAGCAGTACGCCGCGGCCGGCGACGTGCGGGGCCATGTGCTCGATGCCGGTGACCAGGTCTCCCTCGGAGGTGACGACCTTGTCGGCCGGCCTGCCGTTCCACGCCTTGCCGTGGTCGAAGATGTGGCCGAGCCCGTCCCACTGCGTGGAGCACTGCAACGGCATCGCGATGACGTCGTCGGCGCCCCCGAGACCGTGCGGGAAGCCCTGGAGTCCCAGGGCCGCGTCGGTACCGGTGTCGAGCATGGTGTGCACCGGATTCGTGCGCCGACGCCAGCCCTTCTGCGGCCCGTCCATGTCGAACCGCTGGGAGAGGGAGAAGCTGGCACCCCGCCGGACGAGAGCGGCGCCTTCGCGTCGCTTTGCCGCGTCGAGGAAGTTGAGGGTGCCCAGCACGTCGTCCTCGCCCCAACGGCCCCAGTTGGAGCAGGCCTTCGCGGCCCGGGCGATCGAGCCCTCGGGGTCGTGGCGGTCGAAGGTCATGAGGCGTCCTCCGCGACACAGCGCGTGCGCTGGGCGCCGAGACCCGTGACGGAACCGTCCATGACGTCCCCGTCACGCAGCAGCCGGCCCCAGTGCATGCCGTTGCCGGCCGGGGAGCCGGTCAGGACCAGATCGCCGGGCAGCAGCCGGGCGCTCTGCGAGGCGTACGACACCATGCGCGCGACGCTGAAGATCATGTCCTCGGTGGACTCGTCCTGCATGGTCTCGCCGTTCAGCTTCAGGACGAGGCGCAGGTCGCCGGGGTCCGTGACTGACGTGGCGGGGACGATCCAGGGGCCGAGCGGGGTGAAGCCGGGCGCGTTCTTGCTGCGCAGCCAGTCCGTTCCGATCTGCGGCATGTCGCGGCGGAAGACCGTGGCGCGGTCGGTCAGGTCGTTGGCGATCGTGTACCCGGCGACGTAGTCGAGGGCCTCCTCCTCGGAGACCTGGTGGGCGGGCCGGCCGATGACCACCGCCACCTCCAGTTCCCAGTCGGGCTTCTCGGCCCAGGCGGGGAGCACGACATCGTCGAACGGGCCCGTGATGGCGCTCGGCAGGCCGATGAAGACGTACGGCAGGTCCTCCGCCGCCCGGCGGTCCATGATCTCCGCCGCCTCGGCGCGCCGCTCCTCCTCGGGCCGGTCGTCTCCGGGGGCGCGGTGGGCGACATGCAGGTCGATGACGTGCTGCCGGTAGTTGGCGCCGGACTGGAACACCTGACGCG harbors:
- the pdxR gene encoding MocR-like pyridoxine biosynthesis transcription factor PdxR, which encodes MNRSNEGAPGGSIAPGADFLHLAIDEAPGGGKSDWLARQIRSALADGRLPVGSRLPATRVLAGELGVSRGVVTEAYQRLVEDGHLAGRGRNGTIVVGAPAPVARATVSTTPAGPPAPRSVFTAAPGTEIFDTMRRARARIDLSPGLPDLAAFPRAAWLRTERRVLDHLAASDLGYGDPRGTPALRLAIAHWIARNRGIRADPEEVLIVAGTAQTLSLLGRVLRDDGISATAVEDPGSLGARQHLRNCGLDTPPVAVDSEGVRVDELRATGAAAVLLTPAHQFPTGVVLRGSRRSELTRWAREHGGLIIEDDYDAEHRYDRTPVPALRSVLPENVFYAGSVSKLLAPALRIGWVLAPPKYRDALVDAKRFADLGNAALPQLVLARFMESGAMERQLRHLRRHHRHRRDAMIRAIGAHLPSATVHGAAAGLHLTITFDAEFADTELAAMALARDVKVHPLSWHSQRPHRPGLVLGYAASTPADIAEGVATLGEVLRNGGARAGA
- a CDS encoding MBL fold metallo-hydrolase; this translates as MGTATDRRGPRAATVLRGLRAPRLTPWQHLYEPPAPPAPGALRAVFLGVSTILLDDGDSAVLTDGFFSRPGLLRMRFGRLRPDRARIDAGLRLAGTGRLDAVFVVHSHYDHALDAPEVAATTGARLIGSPSTRNIALGQGFPDDRFQPVVTGEPFAVGRFTLTALPARHSPGDLAPGRIDRPLRLPVRATDYRTGDCYTLHVRHGERELLVHASAHSLPGALDGYGADTVYLGIGALGKQDESFREEYWARLVTATGARRVVPVHWDDFFRPLDRPLRPFRAFLDDFTATMDFLTRKAASEGVALALPVLGRRADPWPL
- a CDS encoding fumarylacetoacetate hydrolase family protein, whose translation is MRFASYEHQHRHGVAVVEEDGTLFPLPDVSSLTALLRETDGLPGLLAAGAAALDAPAGPQVSQVRLLPPLQPSSIRDFVTFEEHVEGVRRSVDGVAGVPEQWYAAPTFYFTNPHAVYGPGQDVPVPPGSAVLDFELEVGAVIGREGRDLTPEQARDHIVGYTVFNDWSARDLQSAEMKVGLGPCKGKDTATTLGPYLVTADELEPFRDVDGFLRLALTAEINGVTVGTDLLSNMSWTFEEMTAYASRGTRVVPGDVLGSGTCGNGGCLAELWGLRGEQNPPPLRPGDTVSLTVEGLSTLTSTVVPGTAPHPLPAGRRRGRERPGGGY
- a CDS encoding VOC family protein, with the translated sequence MRLLTHLRHVDLAVPDYDKQLDFYAGVWGLTKVAEDSGISFLAAEGSPEQYVVRLRRAEEKRLDLVSYGAANPADVDTLAERLLAGGVELISRPGKVDTPGGGYGFRFFDVDGRTIEVSADVDVRQHRKIEEKEAIPVKLSHVVLNSPDLNRTREWYERHLGFALSDTLSSPHMGEVMHFMRISNQHHSMAIAQGPHTALHHVSFEMRGIDEYMRGSGRVMRAGFKKIWGPGRHMAGDNTFTYFLDPHGNTVEYTTELENLDEDTWHPHVYDFSKPEVADQWGTANAMNEIVAKESFNDPDRGVFVAPPV
- a CDS encoding amidohydrolase family protein; this translates as MTGPTVDVHAHVLLPGIEALVAGLPGHAAARELDARRNGAEALAVSGPMVRERVPALTDVAVRLAAMDRQGVDVQLVSPSPSHYHYWADEQTAEKVWRLANEATAAHCAAAPDRLSGLGLVPLQHPHLAVEALDDALGHGLLGVEISSHAPGRELSDPAYEPLWSRAEETGAVLFLHPFGCTLDERLDRWYLSNTVGQPTENAVALSHLIFSGVLDRHPGLKVMAAHGGGYLPTHIGRSDHAWSTRSDAGAGCAHLPSSYLRRLYFDSLVHDPHVLRELVRVAGADRVLLGSDFPFDMGSEDPVGALRAARLTDADFHAVRGGNAAALLRKD
- a CDS encoding FAD-dependent oxidoreductase; amino-acid sequence: MNQARNEARTVLVIGGGAAGNAVTLLLRRAGVEVHLIEARDDWNATAGSGITLQGNALRVLRELGVWEQVEASGYGFGSVGITAPDGTVLHVQDDIRSGGDDLPATVGMQRPQLQRILIDAVRASGASVRLGVTAELLDQDAYGVRVRFSDGSEGRYDLVIAADGLGSTTRAAIGITAKPEPTGMAIWRIAAPRPAGVTRTDLAYGGPAYIAGYCPTSDSTLYAYVVEANRDRASIPPESYADEMRRLTRHYGGFWPEITAHITDPAKVNYTWFDRMLVEGSWHRGRVVLIGDAAHCCPPTLAQGAALSLEDAWVLARLLTGSDTWDDALLQAYFERRIARVRPVVEASVQIGQWQLDGVRDADVPGLMGRTMTMLRELP
- a CDS encoding cyclase family protein, whose product is MTFDRHDPEGSIARAAKACSNWGRWGEDDVLGTLNFLDAAKRREGAALVRRGASFSLSQRFDMDGPQKGWRRRTNPVHTMLDTGTDAALGLQGFPHGLGGADDVIAMPLQCSTQWDGLGHIFDHGKAWNGRPADKVVTSEGDLVTGIEHMAPHVAGRGVLLDVGRVVGDGGELPDGFAITGGHLTATAEAQGVDVGRGDIVLVRTGQLSRVRREGWGDYAGGAAPGLSFTTAGWLHGSEIAAVATDTWGFEVRPNEFEHAFQPLHQVAIPNIGLLIGEMWDLDALAEDCAADGVYEFWLTAAPLPITGAVGSPVNPIAVK
- a CDS encoding fumarylacetoacetate hydrolase family protein, with the protein product MFVKPESASALFAGPFALATLSEPDGARFPALVTADAQVLDLRVAFGDPRLTVRGLLDVWGSAVPRLAALAAPADDGPELRPLAAFRVHAPVEPRQVFQSGANYRQHVIDLHVAHRAPGDDRPEEERRAEAAEIMDRRAAEDLPYVFIGLPSAITGPFDDVVLPAWAEKPDWELEVAVVIGRPAHQVSEEEALDYVAGYTIANDLTDRATVFRRDMPQIGTDWLRSKNAPGFTPLGPWIVPATSVTDPGDLRLVLKLNGETMQDESTEDMIFSVARMVSYASQSARLLPGDLVLTGSPAGNGMHWGRLLRDGDVMDGSVTGLGAQRTRCVAEDAS